One region of Bradyrhizobium betae genomic DNA includes:
- a CDS encoding response regulator transcription factor: MRLLIIEDDRESADYLVKAFREVGHIADHAADGEEGLAMAENGEYDVLVVDRMLPKRDGLSLIGLLRDKGNTTPVLILSALGQVDDRIKGLRAGGDDYLPKPYSFAELLARVEVLSRRRGGPAEDTLYRVGDLELDRLSHRVARGKDELTLQPREFRLLEYLMKHAGQVVTRTMLLENVWDYHFDPQTNVIDVHISRLRSKIDKGFERPLLHTIRGAGYMIRDGIR, translated from the coding sequence ATGCGCCTCCTCATCATCGAAGACGACCGCGAATCCGCCGACTACCTCGTGAAGGCGTTTCGCGAGGTCGGACATATTGCCGACCACGCCGCAGACGGCGAGGAAGGCCTCGCCATGGCCGAGAACGGCGAGTACGACGTGCTGGTGGTCGATCGCATGCTGCCCAAGCGCGACGGCCTGTCGCTGATCGGTCTGCTCCGCGACAAGGGCAATACGACCCCGGTGCTGATTCTGTCGGCGCTCGGGCAGGTCGACGACCGCATCAAGGGCCTGCGCGCCGGCGGCGACGACTATCTGCCGAAGCCCTATTCCTTCGCTGAGCTGCTGGCCCGTGTCGAGGTGCTGTCGCGCCGCCGCGGCGGCCCGGCCGAGGACACGCTCTACCGTGTCGGCGACCTCGAGCTCGACCGGCTGTCCCATCGCGTCGCCCGCGGCAAGGACGAGCTGACGCTGCAGCCGCGCGAATTCCGCCTGCTCGAATATCTGATGAAGCATGCCGGGCAGGTGGTGACGCGCACCATGCTGCTGGAGAACGTCTGGGACTATCATTTCGATCCGCAGACCAACGTGATCGACGTGCACATTTCGCGGCTGCGCTCCAAGATCGACAAGGGCTTCGAGCGGCCGTTGCTGCACACGATCCGCGGCGCCGGGTACATGATCCGTGACGGCATTCGGTAA
- a CDS encoding Do family serine endopeptidase translates to MTDRPDLTNLPSYRQPRRSVFSARRIALMASVVAGLGIAVHGFSPSTSPSDLFSSPAHAQVNNEVRKVERPIGFADIVERVKPSVISVKVNIKEKTASNDDGDDSSSPFQPGSPMERFFRRFGGPDGFPGQKGGGGGRGRVVQGQGSGFFISADGFAVTNNHVVDGADKVEVTTDDGKTYTAKVIGTDQRTDLALIKVEGSSNFPFAKLADGKPRIGDWVLAVGNPFGLGGTVTAGIVSAAGRDIGNGPYDDFIQIDAPVNKGNSGGPAFDTNGEVMGVNTAIYSPSGGSVGIAFSIPASTVKTVVAQLKDKGSVSRGWIGVQIQPVTSDIADSLGMKKAEGALVAEPQANGPAAKAGIESGDVITSVNGEAVKDARELARTIGGLSPGATVKLNVLHKGQDKVVNLTLGQLPNTVEAKADTDKDSGKGASRGTDVPKLGMTVAPADSVAGAGKEGVVVTEVDPKSAAAERGFKEGDVILEVGGKSVSSAGDVRDAINTARTDNKNSVLMRVKSGGQSRFVAIPLAKG, encoded by the coding sequence ATGACCGACCGTCCCGACCTCACCAACCTTCCGTCCTACCGCCAGCCCCGCCGCTCGGTTTTCTCCGCGCGCAGGATCGCGCTGATGGCCTCGGTCGTCGCAGGCCTCGGCATCGCCGTCCATGGCTTCAGCCCGTCGACTTCGCCGAGCGACCTGTTCTCGAGCCCGGCGCATGCGCAGGTCAACAACGAGGTCCGCAAGGTCGAGCGTCCGATCGGCTTCGCCGACATCGTCGAGCGCGTGAAGCCGTCGGTGATCTCGGTGAAGGTGAACATCAAGGAAAAGACCGCCAGCAACGATGACGGCGATGATTCCTCCTCGCCGTTCCAGCCGGGCTCGCCGATGGAGCGCTTCTTCCGCCGCTTCGGCGGTCCGGATGGCTTCCCGGGCCAGAAGGGTGGCGGCGGCGGCCGTGGCCGTGTCGTGCAGGGACAGGGCTCCGGCTTCTTCATTTCGGCTGACGGCTTTGCCGTGACCAACAATCACGTGGTCGACGGCGCCGACAAGGTCGAGGTCACCACCGACGACGGCAAGACCTACACCGCAAAGGTGATCGGCACCGACCAGCGCACCGACCTTGCCCTGATCAAGGTCGAGGGCAGCTCGAACTTCCCGTTCGCCAAACTTGCCGACGGCAAGCCGCGGATCGGCGACTGGGTGCTCGCGGTCGGCAATCCGTTCGGCCTCGGTGGCACCGTGACCGCGGGCATCGTCTCGGCCGCCGGTCGCGATATCGGCAACGGCCCCTATGACGATTTCATCCAGATCGACGCGCCCGTGAACAAGGGCAATTCCGGCGGTCCGGCTTTCGACACCAACGGTGAAGTGATGGGCGTCAACACCGCGATCTACTCGCCCTCCGGCGGCAGCGTCGGCATCGCGTTCTCGATCCCGGCCTCCACCGTGAAGACGGTGGTTGCCCAGCTCAAGGACAAGGGCTCGGTCAGCCGCGGCTGGATCGGCGTGCAGATCCAGCCGGTGACGTCTGACATCGCCGACAGCCTCGGCATGAAGAAGGCCGAAGGCGCGCTGGTGGCAGAACCCCAGGCGAACGGTCCGGCTGCCAAGGCCGGCATCGAGTCCGGCGACGTGATCACCTCGGTCAACGGCGAAGCCGTCAAGGACGCCCGTGAGCTCGCCCGCACCATCGGCGGCCTTTCGCCCGGCGCGACCGTGAAGCTCAACGTGCTGCACAAGGGCCAGGACAAGGTCGTGAACCTGACGCTCGGCCAGCTGCCGAACACGGTCGAGGCCAAGGCCGACACCGACAAGGACAGCGGCAAGGGTGCGAGCCGCGGCACCGACGTGCCCAAGCTCGGCATGACCGTTGCGCCCGCCGACTCCGTGGCCGGCGCCGGCAAGGAAGGCGTCGTGGTCACCGAAGTCGATCCGAAGAGTGCCGCGGCCGAACGCGGCTTCAAGGAAGGCGACGTGATTCTGGAAGTCGGCGGCAAGAGCGTGAGCTCCGCCGGCGACGTCCGCGACGCCATCAACACGGCGCGGACCGACAACAAGAACAGCGTCCTGATGCGCGTGAAGAGCGGCGGTCAGTCCCGCTTCGTCGCGATCCCCCTCGCCAAGGGGTGA
- a CDS encoding methyl-accepting chemotaxis protein, which yields MFTNSNLTIRFLVGAVVAALLFLLGIGGGTGFVAVLYLNNEITSLSSDFSALSGPARDHAMQIYQQAQTAFSYFLMACGVIAVVAVAICLTTWFAVRNGILSPLAAIVHAMREVADQKFETSVPGLGGTNEIGLLAGALEVFKTNGIERRRLTEQQLREAQHQSERSQFLDDRIKRFNDLVAGVVDSVASSAVHLKSNAETLSRTANDTSTKASAVASAASQASVSVQTVAGSAEAMTNSIGTISRRVTDATQRAEGAASQAEKSRDTIHTLSDAADKIGEVVQLVQAIASQTNLLALNATIEAARAGEAGKGFAVVASEVKSLAHQTSKATEEITSHVASIQGITAETRGAIDGISKTLSEISSIMSGIEVDTAQQRNATQDITSSAQDAAHGTLDVSNHIVQITSTSAETGRMAAEARDSAVDLSRQAETLKREVDEFIVSVRAS from the coding sequence ATGTTCACGAACAGCAATCTGACGATCCGCTTCCTGGTCGGCGCCGTCGTCGCAGCATTATTGTTCCTGCTGGGCATCGGCGGCGGCACCGGCTTCGTCGCGGTGCTCTATCTCAACAACGAGATCACCAGCCTGTCGTCGGATTTCTCAGCGCTGAGCGGCCCCGCGCGCGACCACGCGATGCAGATCTACCAGCAGGCGCAGACGGCGTTTTCCTATTTTCTGATGGCCTGCGGCGTGATTGCGGTCGTCGCCGTCGCGATCTGCCTCACTACCTGGTTCGCCGTGCGCAACGGCATCCTCAGCCCGCTGGCGGCGATCGTGCATGCCATGCGCGAGGTCGCCGACCAGAAGTTCGAGACATCCGTTCCGGGCCTCGGTGGCACCAACGAGATCGGCCTGCTCGCCGGGGCGCTGGAGGTATTCAAGACCAACGGGATCGAGCGGCGCCGGCTCACCGAGCAGCAGCTGCGCGAAGCGCAGCATCAGTCCGAGCGCTCGCAATTTCTCGACGACCGCATCAAGCGCTTCAACGATCTCGTCGCCGGCGTCGTCGACAGCGTGGCGTCGTCGGCCGTGCATCTGAAGAGCAACGCGGAGACATTGTCGCGGACGGCCAACGACACCAGCACGAAGGCCAGTGCGGTCGCGAGCGCGGCCAGCCAGGCCAGCGTCAGCGTCCAGACGGTCGCGGGCTCGGCCGAGGCGATGACGAACTCGATCGGCACGATCAGCCGCCGCGTTACCGATGCGACCCAGCGCGCCGAAGGCGCAGCGTCCCAGGCCGAGAAGAGCCGCGACACCATCCACACGCTGTCGGATGCCGCCGACAAGATCGGCGAGGTCGTGCAGCTCGTGCAGGCGATCGCATCGCAGACCAATTTGCTGGCGCTCAACGCCACCATCGAGGCGGCGCGGGCAGGGGAGGCCGGCAAGGGTTTTGCCGTGGTCGCCTCCGAGGTGAAGAGCCTCGCGCACCAGACCAGCAAGGCGACGGAAGAGATCACCTCGCACGTCGCCAGCATCCAGGGCATCACCGCGGAGACGCGCGGCGCGATCGACGGGATCTCGAAGACCCTGTCGGAGATCTCGTCGATCATGTCCGGCATCGAGGTCGACACCGCCCAGCAGCGCAACGCCACACAGGACATCACGAGCAGCGCGCAGGACGCCGCACACGGAACGCTCGACGTCTCCAATCACATCGTCCAGATCACCTCGACCTCGGCGGAGACCGGGCGCATGGCTGCCGAAGCGCGCGATTCCGCCGTCGACCTGTCGCGGCAGGCCGAGACCCTGAAGCGCGAAGTGGACGAATTTATCGTCAGCGTCAGGGCGAGCTGA
- a CDS encoding cytochrome c-type biogenesis protein: MRRMMLAIVALMLLAMPVAYAVQPDEIMSDPAKEVRARDLSRELRCMVCQNQSIDDSDAPLARDLRLLVRERIAAGDSNSQVLDFLVARYGEFVLLKPRFERQTMLLWLFGPLLLIAGGLALWLQIRRRSRSGADVPAPPLTPEEETRLAALMSDEAKSS, encoded by the coding sequence ATGCGGCGGATGATGCTTGCGATCGTCGCGCTGATGCTGCTGGCCATGCCCGTGGCGTACGCCGTGCAGCCCGACGAGATCATGTCGGATCCTGCCAAGGAAGTCCGCGCGCGCGACCTGTCGCGTGAGCTGCGCTGCATGGTCTGCCAGAACCAGTCGATCGATGATTCCGACGCGCCGCTCGCGCGCGATCTGCGCCTGCTGGTGCGCGAGCGCATCGCGGCCGGCGACAGCAATTCGCAGGTGCTCGACTTCCTTGTCGCGCGCTATGGTGAGTTCGTATTGCTCAAGCCGCGCTTCGAGCGCCAGACCATGCTGCTGTGGCTGTTCGGGCCGCTGTTGCTGATCGCCGGCGGCCTGGCGCTCTGGCTACAGATTCGTCGCCGTTCGCGAAGCGGTGCAGACGTACCAGCGCCGCCGCTGACGCCCGAGGAGGAGACGCGGCTCGCCGCGTTGATGTCGGACGAAGCCAAATCCTCCTAG
- a CDS encoding heme lyase CcmF/NrfE family subunit, which produces MIAESGHYALVLALALALIQSVVPLIGARLHDAALMNVARSTALAQLLFVGASFIALVTLHVNSDFSVANVYENSHSMKPLLYKITGVWGNHEGSMLLWVAILALFGGLVAAFGNNLPLSLRAHVLAVQAWIASAFYLFILVTSNPFLRIANPPVEGRDLNPVLQDIGLAVHPPMLYLGYVGFSISFSFAIAALMEGRIDAAWARWVRPWTLVAWIFLTLGIAMGSYWAYYELGWGGWWFWDPVENASLMPWLAGTALLHSALVMEKRNALKVWTILLSILTFSLSLLGTFLVRSGVITSVHAFATDPTRGVFILLILCLFIGGSLSLFAGRATSLKQGGLFAPISREGALVLNNLLLTVACAVVLFGTLYPLAMELLADFKMSVGAPFYNLTFAPLFTLLLLAVPFGPMLAWKRGDLLGVTQRLLAAGVAGLVVIAIVWAWTRGGSALAPLAIGLGVFVIAGAVTDIVERTGLVRLPFGTALHRARGLPRSAWGTAFAHAGLGVALIGIVCETTWNSEYIATMKQNDVAHVAGYDLKLDGLFQRQGPNFREMIAEFNVSRDGEAISVMTPSKRSFTTRGSSTTEAALLTRGASQLYVSLGDANAEGAIAVRIYHKPLVLLIWWGPVLMAFGGMLSLSDRRLRVGAPKPARAKQRLQPAE; this is translated from the coding sequence GTGATCGCTGAATCCGGACATTACGCGCTGGTGCTGGCGCTTGCCCTGGCACTGATCCAGTCGGTCGTGCCGCTGATCGGCGCCCGCTTGCACGATGCCGCGTTGATGAACGTGGCACGCTCGACCGCACTGGCGCAGCTGCTGTTCGTCGGCGCCTCGTTCATCGCGCTCGTGACGTTGCACGTGAACTCGGATTTCTCCGTCGCCAACGTCTACGAGAACTCCCACTCGATGAAGCCGCTGCTCTACAAGATCACCGGCGTGTGGGGGAACCATGAAGGCTCGATGCTGCTCTGGGTGGCGATCCTGGCGCTGTTCGGCGGCCTGGTTGCGGCCTTCGGCAACAATCTGCCGCTGTCGCTGCGTGCGCATGTGCTGGCCGTGCAGGCCTGGATCGCCAGCGCCTTCTATCTTTTCATCCTGGTGACATCCAATCCGTTCCTGCGGATCGCCAACCCGCCGGTCGAGGGACGCGATCTCAATCCGGTGCTCCAGGACATCGGCCTCGCCGTGCATCCGCCGATGCTCTATCTCGGCTATGTCGGCTTCTCGATCTCGTTCTCCTTCGCCATCGCGGCGCTGATGGAGGGCCGCATCGATGCGGCCTGGGCGCGCTGGGTGCGGCCGTGGACGCTGGTGGCCTGGATATTCCTCACCCTCGGCATCGCGATGGGCTCCTACTGGGCTTATTACGAGCTCGGCTGGGGCGGCTGGTGGTTCTGGGATCCCGTCGAGAACGCCTCGCTGATGCCGTGGCTGGCCGGCACCGCGCTGTTGCACTCGGCGCTGGTCATGGAGAAGCGCAATGCGCTGAAGGTCTGGACCATCCTGCTGTCGATCCTGACCTTCTCGCTGTCGCTGCTCGGCACGTTCCTGGTGCGCTCGGGCGTCATCACGTCCGTGCACGCCTTCGCCACCGATCCGACCCGCGGCGTGTTCATCCTGCTGATCCTCTGCCTGTTCATCGGCGGCAGCCTGTCGCTGTTCGCGGGCCGCGCGACCTCGTTGAAGCAGGGGGGGCTGTTCGCGCCGATCTCGCGCGAAGGCGCGCTGGTGCTGAACAATCTGCTGCTCACGGTGGCCTGCGCGGTCGTGCTGTTCGGCACGCTCTATCCGCTGGCGATGGAACTGCTGGCCGATTTCAAGATGTCGGTCGGCGCGCCCTTCTACAATCTCACCTTCGCCCCGCTGTTCACGCTGCTGCTGCTGGCGGTGCCGTTCGGGCCGATGCTGGCGTGGAAGCGCGGCGATCTGCTTGGCGTCACCCAGCGCCTGCTCGCGGCCGGCGTTGCCGGCCTCGTTGTGATCGCCATCGTCTGGGCCTGGACGCGCGGCGGCAGCGCGCTCGCGCCGCTCGCGATCGGGCTTGGCGTCTTCGTCATCGCCGGCGCCGTCACCGACATCGTCGAGCGGACCGGTCTGGTGCGGCTGCCGTTCGGAACGGCGCTGCACCGCGCCCGCGGCCTGCCGCGCTCGGCCTGGGGCACGGCATTCGCGCATGCCGGCCTCGGCGTCGCGCTGATCGGGATCGTCTGCGAGACCACCTGGAACAGCGAATATATCGCGACGATGAAGCAGAACGACGTCGCCCATGTCGCCGGCTACGATCTCAAGCTCGACGGCCTGTTTCAGCGCCAGGGGCCGAACTTCCGCGAGATGATCGCCGAGTTCAATGTGAGCCGCGATGGCGAGGCGATCAGCGTCATGACGCCGTCCAAGCGCAGTTTCACCACGCGCGGCTCCTCGACGACCGAGGCCGCGCTGCTGACGCGCGGCGCTAGCCAGCTCTACGTTTCGCTCGGCGATGCAAATGCAGAGGGCGCCATTGCGGTGCGCATCTATCACAAGCCGCTGGTGCTGCTGATCTGGTGGGGACCGGTGCTGATGGCGTTCGGCGGTATGCTGTCGCTGTCCGACCGGCGCTTGCGGGTCGGCGCGCCGAAGCCGGCGCGGGCCAAGCAACGCCTCCAGCCGGCGGAGTGA
- the ccmE gene encoding cytochrome c maturation protein CcmE encodes MTRKQRRMTIIGGSLAVLALAAALVLNALRDSIVFFSTPTMVAEKHVEPGKRFRLGGLVQPGSLHRGDNLAVTFEVADGGAKLPVAYKGILPDLFREGQGVVAEGALDANGVFKADTVLAKHDETYMPKDVADALKKQGHWKDDYGAKASDSAKPAATTAQGNSQGAVR; translated from the coding sequence ATGACGCGGAAGCAGCGACGTATGACCATCATCGGCGGCTCGCTTGCCGTGCTCGCGCTCGCCGCCGCGCTCGTGCTGAACGCACTTCGCGACTCCATCGTGTTCTTCTCGACGCCGACCATGGTTGCCGAGAAGCACGTCGAGCCCGGCAAGCGGTTTCGCCTCGGCGGGCTGGTGCAGCCCGGCTCGCTCCATCGCGGCGACAATCTTGCGGTGACATTCGAGGTCGCCGACGGCGGCGCGAAGCTGCCCGTCGCCTACAAGGGCATCCTGCCGGATCTGTTCCGCGAAGGGCAAGGCGTGGTCGCAGAAGGCGCGCTCGATGCCAACGGCGTGTTCAAGGCCGATACCGTGCTTGCCAAGCATGACGAGACCTACATGCCCAAGGACGTCGCCGACGCCCTGAAGAAGCAGGGGCACTGGAAGGACGATTACGGGGCGAAAGCTTCTGATAGCGCAAAGCCTGCGGCAACGACGGCGCAGGGCAATTCGCAGGGAGCAGTGCGGTGA
- the ccmI gene encoding c-type cytochrome biogenesis protein CcmI yields the protein MTLWFVFALMTVAAIFAVLLPLGRSGRAQNQGSEVAVYKDQLAEIERDLAAGLIAAPEAEAARVEISRRLLAAAGTEAAQTPTSSLKWRRAAAVLALAGLPLVAIGVYMPLGSPRLQDYPLAQRERGSGAGMAQSLENLVVQVEQHLEKNPTDGRGWNVLAPVLQRLGRFDDAVRAYRNSLTYNGESAERRSDLGEAIAAAANGVVTAEAKGEFERAHALNADDPKANYFLGLAAEQDGRKDDAANIWRALLAKAPEDAPWRSLVQSSLARVGGGTMPALSDETLAASRDMNEGDRNAMVRSMVERLATRLKQNGDDVEGWLRLVRAYLVMGDRDKAVGASGDARQAVANDAVRLRQLNEGLKTLGLDG from the coding sequence ATGACGCTATGGTTCGTGTTCGCGCTGATGACGGTCGCGGCGATTTTCGCCGTGCTCTTGCCGCTCGGCCGCAGCGGACGCGCGCAAAATCAGGGCAGCGAGGTCGCGGTCTACAAGGACCAGCTGGCCGAGATCGAGCGTGACCTCGCCGCCGGGTTGATCGCTGCGCCCGAGGCCGAAGCCGCGCGCGTCGAGATCAGCCGCAGGCTGCTTGCCGCGGCCGGCACAGAGGCCGCGCAGACGCCGACGTCGAGCCTCAAATGGCGCCGTGCGGCGGCCGTGCTGGCGCTCGCCGGCCTGCCGCTCGTTGCGATCGGCGTCTACATGCCGCTTGGCTCGCCCAGGCTTCAGGACTATCCGCTGGCGCAGCGGGAGCGCGGTTCCGGGGCGGGCATGGCGCAGTCGCTCGAGAATCTCGTCGTGCAGGTCGAGCAGCATCTGGAAAAGAACCCGACTGACGGACGCGGCTGGAACGTGCTCGCGCCCGTGCTGCAACGGCTCGGCCGCTTCGACGATGCGGTGCGCGCCTATCGCAACTCGCTCACCTACAATGGCGAGAGCGCGGAGCGCCGCTCCGATCTCGGCGAAGCCATCGCCGCCGCCGCAAATGGCGTGGTGACCGCCGAAGCCAAGGGCGAATTCGAGCGCGCGCACGCGCTCAACGCCGACGATCCCAAGGCGAACTACTTTCTCGGCCTTGCCGCCGAGCAGGACGGCCGCAAGGACGATGCCGCCAACATCTGGCGCGCGCTGCTGGCGAAGGCGCCGGAGGATGCGCCCTGGCGTTCCCTGGTGCAGTCTTCGCTGGCGCGGGTCGGCGGCGGCACGATGCCGGCGCTGTCGGACGAGACCCTCGCCGCGTCCAGGGACATGAACGAGGGCGATCGTAATGCTATGGTGCGCAGCATGGTCGAACGCCTCGCCACGCGCCTCAAGCAGAACGGCGACGACGTCGAGGGTTGGTTGCGTCTGGTGCGCGCCTATCTCGTGATGGGCGATCGCGACAAGGCGGTCGGCGCATCGGGCGATGCCCGCCAGGCCGTTGCCAACGATGCCGTGCGGCTGCGTCAGCTCAACGAAGGCCTCAAGACGCTCGGGCTCGACGGATGA
- a CDS encoding sensor histidine kinase: MPASSLANRLFLSATAWLVVILAITGVVLSSVYKNATERAFDRRLNLYLRTLIAEVATPDEPPDRQFQSLGEPLFELPLSGWYWQITRTDTEKPEVRSSRSLWDKKLPKLEVQGTELTAAGIRLAYVDGPEGQNLRMVERPVDLGADGKYLVSVAGDDTEIFDETRSFDYYLGGTFTALGIVLLLTTVFQVRFGLAPLKRISESIADIRSGRAERLEGEFPVEIAPLARETNALIDANREIVERARTHVGNLAHAIKTPLSVIVNEAGAHVADPFAAKVMEQADVMRSQLAHHLERARIAARVSVVGTVTEVAPAIEALRRTMEKIHRDRGIVVEAKADPSAKFRGERQDLEEMVGNLVDNACKWAASRVFIEVLVEAAQQAGTGPRLRIIVDDDGRGLSEAERAQVSRRGQRLDESKPGSGLGLSIVTDLAALYGGSLSLSGAPIGGLRAQLVLPGI, translated from the coding sequence ATGCCCGCCAGCTCGCTCGCCAATCGCCTGTTCCTGTCGGCGACGGCCTGGCTCGTGGTGATCCTGGCCATCACCGGCGTGGTGCTGTCGTCGGTCTACAAGAATGCCACCGAGCGTGCGTTCGACCGCCGGCTCAATCTCTATCTGCGCACGCTGATCGCCGAGGTCGCGACCCCCGACGAGCCGCCGGACCGTCAGTTCCAGTCGCTCGGCGAGCCCCTGTTCGAGCTGCCGCTGTCCGGCTGGTATTGGCAGATCACCCGCACCGACACCGAGAAGCCGGAGGTGCGCTCCTCGCGCTCGCTCTGGGACAAGAAGCTGCCGAAGCTGGAGGTGCAGGGCACCGAGCTCACAGCCGCCGGCATTCGCCTCGCCTATGTCGACGGGCCCGAGGGGCAGAATCTGCGTATGGTCGAGCGTCCCGTCGATCTCGGTGCGGACGGCAAATATCTGGTCAGCGTCGCCGGTGATGACACCGAGATCTTCGACGAGACGCGGAGTTTCGATTACTATCTCGGCGGCACCTTCACCGCGCTCGGCATCGTGCTGCTGCTGACCACGGTATTCCAGGTCCGCTTCGGCCTTGCGCCGCTCAAGCGCATCTCGGAATCCATCGCCGACATCCGCTCCGGGCGGGCGGAGCGGCTCGAAGGCGAATTCCCGGTCGAGATCGCGCCGCTGGCGCGCGAGACCAATGCGTTGATCGACGCCAATCGCGAGATCGTCGAGCGGGCCCGCACCCATGTCGGCAATCTCGCCCATGCGATCAAGACGCCGCTCTCGGTGATCGTCAACGAGGCCGGCGCCCATGTCGCCGATCCCTTTGCGGCCAAGGTCATGGAGCAGGCGGACGTGATGCGCAGCCAGCTCGCCCATCATCTCGAGCGCGCCCGCATCGCGGCGCGCGTCTCGGTGGTCGGAACCGTGACGGAGGTCGCGCCCGCCATCGAGGCCCTGCGGCGGACCATGGAGAAGATCCATCGCGACCGCGGCATCGTGGTCGAGGCCAAGGCCGATCCGTCGGCCAAATTCCGCGGCGAGCGGCAGGATCTGGAGGAGATGGTCGGCAATCTCGTCGACAACGCCTGCAAATGGGCGGCTTCGCGGGTCTTCATCGAGGTTCTGGTGGAGGCGGCGCAGCAGGCGGGTACTGGCCCGCGCCTGCGAATCATCGTCGACGACGACGGGCGCGGCCTGTCGGAGGCGGAACGCGCCCAGGTTTCGCGGCGCGGCCAGCGGCTCGACGAGTCGAAGCCCGGCTCGGGGCTGGGGCTGTCGATCGTGACCGACCTTGCCGCGCTCTATGGCGGCAGCCTCTCGCTCAGTGGCGCACCGATCGGGGGGCTGCGGGCGCAGCTGGTGCTGCCCGGAATATAA
- a CDS encoding response regulator transcription factor has translation MRLLVVEDDPDLNRQLTKALSDAGYVVDRAFDGEEGHFLGDNEPYDAVVLDIGLPKKDGISVLEAWRRNGRTMPVLILTARDRWSDKVQGFDAGADDYVAKPFHLEEVLARIRALLRRSTGHAQSELSCGPVTLDTRTGRVSVSGNPVKMTSHEYRLLAYLMHHSGRVVSRTELVEHLYDQDFDRDSNTIEVFVGRIRKKLDVDIIQTVRGLGYLLTPPAAPGA, from the coding sequence GTGCGCCTGCTCGTCGTTGAGGATGACCCCGATCTCAATCGCCAGCTCACCAAGGCGCTGAGCGACGCCGGTTACGTCGTCGATCGCGCCTTCGACGGGGAGGAGGGGCATTTTCTCGGTGACAACGAGCCCTACGATGCCGTCGTGCTCGATATCGGCCTGCCCAAGAAGGACGGCATCTCGGTGCTGGAAGCCTGGCGCCGCAATGGCCGCACCATGCCGGTCCTGATCCTCACCGCGCGCGACCGCTGGAGCGACAAGGTGCAGGGCTTCGATGCCGGCGCCGACGATTATGTCGCAAAGCCGTTCCACCTGGAGGAGGTGCTGGCGCGCATCCGCGCCCTGCTGCGCCGCTCAACCGGCCATGCCCAGAGCGAGCTCAGCTGCGGCCCTGTTACCCTCGACACCAGGACCGGCCGGGTCAGCGTCTCCGGCAATCCCGTCAAGATGACCTCGCATGAATATCGGCTTCTGGCCTATCTGATGCATCATTCCGGGCGCGTCGTGTCCCGCACCGAGCTGGTCGAGCATCTCTACGACCAGGATTTCGACCGCGACTCCAACACGATTGAGGTCTTCGTCGGCCGCATCCGCAAGAAGCTCGATGTCGACATCATCCAGACCGTCCGTGGTCTCGGCTATCTCCTGACCCCACCGGCCGCGCCGGGCGCCTGA
- a CDS encoding Ku protein — translation MAPRANWKGFLRLSLVTCPVALYPATSDTEKVSFNQINRKTGHRIKYLKVDAETGDEVTSEDIVKGYKVDTDTYIEVTKDELDDIALDSTHTIEIDEFVPKTDIDSRYLIRPYYLVPDGKVGHDAFAVIRETIRSMNKVAIGRVVLTNREHIIAIEPLESGLMGTLLRYPYEVRSEKEYFDDIQDVKLTKDMLDLAKHIVEKKSGTFEPELFEDHYETALIDLINKKRAGAPIAAKVTPKSSGNVINLMDALKKSLASEKDAAPVAKVAKGKKPKKRVDGQREMLLPIAGKGGKTAAAKDAPPKKADKPVRATARTKKAG, via the coding sequence ATGGCCCCCCGCGCCAATTGGAAGGGTTTTCTGCGTCTGTCGCTCGTGACCTGTCCGGTCGCGCTGTATCCGGCCACTTCGGATACAGAGAAGGTGTCGTTCAACCAGATCAACCGCAAGACCGGCCACCGGATCAAGTACCTCAAGGTCGACGCCGAGACCGGCGACGAGGTGACCTCCGAGGACATCGTCAAGGGCTACAAGGTCGACACCGACACCTATATCGAAGTCACCAAGGACGAGCTCGACGACATCGCGCTGGACTCGACGCACACGATCGAGATCGACGAATTCGTGCCGAAGACCGACATCGACAGCCGCTACCTGATCCGTCCCTATTATCTCGTGCCCGATGGCAAGGTCGGCCACGACGCCTTCGCGGTGATCCGCGAGACCATCCGCAGCATGAACAAGGTCGCGATCGGCCGCGTCGTGCTGACCAACCGCGAGCACATCATTGCGATCGAGCCGCTCGAGAGCGGCCTGATGGGCACGCTCCTGCGCTATCCCTACGAAGTGCGCAGCGAGAAGGAATATTTCGACGACATCCAGGACGTGAAGCTTACCAAAGACATGCTCGACCTCGCCAAGCACATCGTCGAGAAGAAGTCCGGCACGTTCGAGCCCGAGCTGTTCGAGGACCATTACGAGACCGCGCTGATCGACCTCATCAACAAGAAGCGCGCGGGCGCACCGATCGCAGCCAAGGTGACGCCGAAGAGCAGCGGCAACGTCATCAACCTGATGGACGCGCTGAAGAAGAGTCTCGCGAGCGAGAAGGACGCAGCTCCCGTGGCCAAGGTCGCCAAAGGCAAGAAGCCGAAGAAGCGCGTCGATGGCCAGCGCGAGATGCTGCTGCCGATCGCCGGCAAGGGCGGCAAGACGGCAGCCGCCAAGGACGCGCCCCCCAAAAAGGCCGACAAGCCGGTGCGCGCGACGGCGCGGACGAAGAAGGCCGGGTAG